The Andrena cerasifolii isolate SP2316 chromosome 15, iyAndCera1_principal, whole genome shotgun sequence genome includes a window with the following:
- the LOC143376999 gene encoding uncharacterized protein CG3556 isoform X1: protein MWGTARSMPAVMVLLLTCSYMLDAARGEENIPEVGLGYMEAETILERATPWLWSQRDRDAGWGNDTDRVLLVLRLANLSREDNAAPAAPLELQLSSKQMELEIVLLLWRHREIAFSPVRLARYALALNAMCTDPRQFHGHDLIGTLQHHEPPTDYEFALTTLATCNAQAHVRKRQIRRLLDIANAAQDHNVDTVAMVILALKCIVQDHKHRNLHHFVRKPSIGLAQQQRLDGSFGDLRTTALAMQALEEAENEPADNWNRSAALAWLTNQQRTDGSFAGDVRATAEALFGVAPRGLASIRTLDCGQGLVETLPPRLTTTDSVTLETSGYVYAEPTISSNHSETVSAVSGSNSSNGNAGSDGGNGNVGGKGNNAGNAINATKSTDNMIVGTAAPVMVNVSYTLWVGSNVNETYNLTVIAPKNETFYEVMLLAAEMSPHFQFVASEWPNGHYVHTIVGYKEEPMSYHYWLLYRLPSPPDPSTPPGNQLVAPGGVDDLQISEGEHYLFWYKKL, encoded by the exons atgtgGGGAACAGCAAGAAGCATGCCAGCAGTTATGGTCCTCCTCTTAACATGCTCGTACATGCTCGATGCGGCTCGCGGTGAAG AAAACATTCCGGAGGTTGGTCTGGGCTACATGGAAGCAGAAACTATCCTGGAACGCGCAACTCCATGGCTGTGGAGTCAGCGTGACAGAGATGCCGGTTGGGGAAACGATACCGATCGGGTTCTGTTAGTTCTTCGACTAGCTAACCTGTCGCGGGAGGATAACGCCGCCCCCGCAGCACCCCTAGAATTGCAGCTCAGTAGCAAACAAATGGAGCTGGAAATAGTGCTGCTACTTTGGAG GCATAGGGAAATTGCTTTCTCTCCGGTTCGTTTGGCGCGTTATGCCCTTGCTTTAAACGCCATGTGTACGGATCCAAGGCAATTTCACGGTCACGATCTGATAGGAACTCTTCAACATCACGAGCCACCTACAGATTACGAGTTTGCTCTTACAACCTTAGCTACCTGCAACGCGCAAGCTCACGTACGAAAAAGACAGATACGTCGATTGCTAGACATTGCGAACGCCGCTCAGGATCACAATGTTG ACACCGTCGCGATGGTCATCCTAGCCTTAAAATGTATCGTGCAAGACCACAAACATCGAAATCTCCATCATTTTGTGCGCAAACCGTCGATTGGCTTGGCGCAACAGCAACGGCTCGATGGTAGCTTCGGGGATCTTCGAACAACGGCTTTGGCTATGCAAGCTCTCGAGGAAGCTGAGAACGAGCCGGCCGACAACTGGAACAGATCCGCCGCTTTGGCATGGCTGACTAATCAGCAACGAACCGACGGCTCTTTCGCCGGAGACGTTCGTGCGACCGCCGAGGCTCTCTTCGGGGTGGCGCCGCGAGGTTTGGCAAGCATCAGAACTCTCGATTGCGGCCAAGGACTCGTCGAAACTTTGCCGCCACGGCTCACTACCACCGACAGTG TTACTTTAGAAACGTCTGGATATGTCTACGCAGAACCAACGATTTCGAGTAATCATAGCGAAACTGTATCGGCAGTTTCTGGAAGCAACTCGAGTAACGGAAATGCCGGCAGTGACGGCGGGAATGGAAACGTCGGGGGCAAGGGAAACAATGCAGGAAACGCGATCAATGCAACAAAATCAACGGACAATATGATCGTTGGTACCGCGGCGCCAGTTATGGTGAACGTCTCTTATACCCTGTGGGTTGGCAGTAACGTGAACGAGACGTACAATTTGACCGTGATCGCTCCGAAGAACGAAACGTTTTACGAAGTCATGCTTCTTGCTGCAGAAATGTCACCGCATTTTCAATTCGTTGCATCCGAATGGCCAAACGGCCACTACGTTCATACGATAGTCGGTTACAAGGAGGAGCCGATGTCCTATCATTACTGGTTGCTATATCGACTCCCTTCGCCGCCCGATCCTTCCACGCCACCGGGCAATCAACTGGTTGCCCCCGGAG GCGTCGATGATCTGCAGATCAGTGAGGGCGAACATTATCTCTTTTGGTACAAGAAACTATGA
- the LOC143376999 gene encoding uncharacterized protein CG3556 isoform X2, protein MWGTARSMPAVMVLLLTCSYMLDAARGEENIPEVGLGYMEAETILERATPWLWSQRDRDAGWGNDTDRVLLVLRLANLSREDNAAPAAPLELQLSSKQMELEIVLLLWRHREIAFSPVRLARYALALNAMCTDPRQFHGHDLIGTLQHHEPPTDYEFALTTLATCNAQAHVRKRQIRRLLDIANAAQDHNVDTVAMVILALKCIVQDHKHRNLHHFVRKPSIGLAQQQRLDGSFGDLRTTALAMQALEEAENEPADNWNRSAALAWLTNQQRTDGSFAGDVRATAEALFGVAPRGLASIRTLDCGQGLVETLPPRLTTTDSEPTISSNHSETVSAVSGSNSSNGNAGSDGGNGNVGGKGNNAGNAINATKSTDNMIVGTAAPVMVNVSYTLWVGSNVNETYNLTVIAPKNETFYEVMLLAAEMSPHFQFVASEWPNGHYVHTIVGYKEEPMSYHYWLLYRLPSPPDPSTPPGNQLVAPGGVDDLQISEGEHYLFWYKKL, encoded by the exons atgtgGGGAACAGCAAGAAGCATGCCAGCAGTTATGGTCCTCCTCTTAACATGCTCGTACATGCTCGATGCGGCTCGCGGTGAAG AAAACATTCCGGAGGTTGGTCTGGGCTACATGGAAGCAGAAACTATCCTGGAACGCGCAACTCCATGGCTGTGGAGTCAGCGTGACAGAGATGCCGGTTGGGGAAACGATACCGATCGGGTTCTGTTAGTTCTTCGACTAGCTAACCTGTCGCGGGAGGATAACGCCGCCCCCGCAGCACCCCTAGAATTGCAGCTCAGTAGCAAACAAATGGAGCTGGAAATAGTGCTGCTACTTTGGAG GCATAGGGAAATTGCTTTCTCTCCGGTTCGTTTGGCGCGTTATGCCCTTGCTTTAAACGCCATGTGTACGGATCCAAGGCAATTTCACGGTCACGATCTGATAGGAACTCTTCAACATCACGAGCCACCTACAGATTACGAGTTTGCTCTTACAACCTTAGCTACCTGCAACGCGCAAGCTCACGTACGAAAAAGACAGATACGTCGATTGCTAGACATTGCGAACGCCGCTCAGGATCACAATGTTG ACACCGTCGCGATGGTCATCCTAGCCTTAAAATGTATCGTGCAAGACCACAAACATCGAAATCTCCATCATTTTGTGCGCAAACCGTCGATTGGCTTGGCGCAACAGCAACGGCTCGATGGTAGCTTCGGGGATCTTCGAACAACGGCTTTGGCTATGCAAGCTCTCGAGGAAGCTGAGAACGAGCCGGCCGACAACTGGAACAGATCCGCCGCTTTGGCATGGCTGACTAATCAGCAACGAACCGACGGCTCTTTCGCCGGAGACGTTCGTGCGACCGCCGAGGCTCTCTTCGGGGTGGCGCCGCGAGGTTTGGCAAGCATCAGAACTCTCGATTGCGGCCAAGGACTCGTCGAAACTTTGCCGCCACGGCTCACTACCACCGACAGTG AACCAACGATTTCGAGTAATCATAGCGAAACTGTATCGGCAGTTTCTGGAAGCAACTCGAGTAACGGAAATGCCGGCAGTGACGGCGGGAATGGAAACGTCGGGGGCAAGGGAAACAATGCAGGAAACGCGATCAATGCAACAAAATCAACGGACAATATGATCGTTGGTACCGCGGCGCCAGTTATGGTGAACGTCTCTTATACCCTGTGGGTTGGCAGTAACGTGAACGAGACGTACAATTTGACCGTGATCGCTCCGAAGAACGAAACGTTTTACGAAGTCATGCTTCTTGCTGCAGAAATGTCACCGCATTTTCAATTCGTTGCATCCGAATGGCCAAACGGCCACTACGTTCATACGATAGTCGGTTACAAGGAGGAGCCGATGTCCTATCATTACTGGTTGCTATATCGACTCCCTTCGCCGCCCGATCCTTCCACGCCACCGGGCAATCAACTGGTTGCCCCCGGAG GCGTCGATGATCTGCAGATCAGTGAGGGCGAACATTATCTCTTTTGGTACAAGAAACTATGA
- the LOC143376999 gene encoding uncharacterized protein CG3556 isoform X3: MWGTARSMPAVMVLLLTCSYMLDAARGEENIPEVGLGYMEAETILERATPWLWSQRDRDAGWGNDTDRVLLVLRLANLSREDNAAPAAPLELQLSSKQMELEIVLLLWRHREIAFSPVRLARYALALNAMCTDPRQFHGHDLIGTLQHHEPPTDYEFALTTLATCNAQAHVRKRQIRRLLDIANAAQDHNVDTVAMVILALKCIVQDHKHRNLHHFVRKPSIGLAQQQRLDGSFGDLRTTALAMQALEEAENEPADNWNRSAALAWLTNQQRTDGSFAGDVRATAEALFGVAPRGLASIRTLDCGQGLVETLPPRLTTTDSVSGSNSSNGNAGSDGGNGNVGGKGNNAGNAINATKSTDNMIVGTAAPVMVNVSYTLWVGSNVNETYNLTVIAPKNETFYEVMLLAAEMSPHFQFVASEWPNGHYVHTIVGYKEEPMSYHYWLLYRLPSPPDPSTPPGNQLVAPGGVDDLQISEGEHYLFWYKKL; this comes from the exons atgtgGGGAACAGCAAGAAGCATGCCAGCAGTTATGGTCCTCCTCTTAACATGCTCGTACATGCTCGATGCGGCTCGCGGTGAAG AAAACATTCCGGAGGTTGGTCTGGGCTACATGGAAGCAGAAACTATCCTGGAACGCGCAACTCCATGGCTGTGGAGTCAGCGTGACAGAGATGCCGGTTGGGGAAACGATACCGATCGGGTTCTGTTAGTTCTTCGACTAGCTAACCTGTCGCGGGAGGATAACGCCGCCCCCGCAGCACCCCTAGAATTGCAGCTCAGTAGCAAACAAATGGAGCTGGAAATAGTGCTGCTACTTTGGAG GCATAGGGAAATTGCTTTCTCTCCGGTTCGTTTGGCGCGTTATGCCCTTGCTTTAAACGCCATGTGTACGGATCCAAGGCAATTTCACGGTCACGATCTGATAGGAACTCTTCAACATCACGAGCCACCTACAGATTACGAGTTTGCTCTTACAACCTTAGCTACCTGCAACGCGCAAGCTCACGTACGAAAAAGACAGATACGTCGATTGCTAGACATTGCGAACGCCGCTCAGGATCACAATGTTG ACACCGTCGCGATGGTCATCCTAGCCTTAAAATGTATCGTGCAAGACCACAAACATCGAAATCTCCATCATTTTGTGCGCAAACCGTCGATTGGCTTGGCGCAACAGCAACGGCTCGATGGTAGCTTCGGGGATCTTCGAACAACGGCTTTGGCTATGCAAGCTCTCGAGGAAGCTGAGAACGAGCCGGCCGACAACTGGAACAGATCCGCCGCTTTGGCATGGCTGACTAATCAGCAACGAACCGACGGCTCTTTCGCCGGAGACGTTCGTGCGACCGCCGAGGCTCTCTTCGGGGTGGCGCCGCGAGGTTTGGCAAGCATCAGAACTCTCGATTGCGGCCAAGGACTCGTCGAAACTTTGCCGCCACGGCTCACTACCACCGACAGTG TTTCTGGAAGCAACTCGAGTAACGGAAATGCCGGCAGTGACGGCGGGAATGGAAACGTCGGGGGCAAGGGAAACAATGCAGGAAACGCGATCAATGCAACAAAATCAACGGACAATATGATCGTTGGTACCGCGGCGCCAGTTATGGTGAACGTCTCTTATACCCTGTGGGTTGGCAGTAACGTGAACGAGACGTACAATTTGACCGTGATCGCTCCGAAGAACGAAACGTTTTACGAAGTCATGCTTCTTGCTGCAGAAATGTCACCGCATTTTCAATTCGTTGCATCCGAATGGCCAAACGGCCACTACGTTCATACGATAGTCGGTTACAAGGAGGAGCCGATGTCCTATCATTACTGGTTGCTATATCGACTCCCTTCGCCGCCCGATCCTTCCACGCCACCGGGCAATCAACTGGTTGCCCCCGGAG GCGTCGATGATCTGCAGATCAGTGAGGGCGAACATTATCTCTTTTGGTACAAGAAACTATGA